A single Desulfatibacillum aliphaticivorans DSM 15576 DNA region contains:
- a CDS encoding type IV pilus modification PilV family protein has translation MFHWTRNRAVNSPAGFTLLEMIISLLILGVALSTIFRLQSMSIMMAGNVQFETVAPMLAQKKMAEYMMTEPDELASDSGDFGDEYPNYSWSATVDEMESEYLDATGERLRAVTVSVMASEFTYSYDVKTYRFLDPQQ, from the coding sequence ATGTTTCATTGGACGAGGAATAGGGCTGTAAATAGCCCGGCCGGATTCACCCTGTTGGAGATGATCATCTCCCTGCTTATCTTGGGAGTGGCTCTTTCCACCATATTCCGGCTTCAATCCATGTCCATCATGATGGCCGGCAACGTCCAGTTTGAAACCGTAGCCCCCATGCTCGCCCAGAAGAAAATGGCCGAATACATGATGACGGAGCCTGATGAGCTTGCATCGGACTCCGGCGATTTTGGGGACGAATACCCCAACTATTCCTGGTCGGCGACCGTTGATGAGATGGAATCCGAATACCTGGACGCCACGGGCGAAAGACTCCGTGCTGTCACCGTGTCCGTGATGGCGTCTGAATTCACCTATTCCTATGACGTCAAGACCTACCGTTTTTTGGACCCCCAGCAATGA
- a CDS encoding pilus assembly FimT family protein — MADRANQRIKGRQGGFSLMELMAVISLLGILFFVIVPRFEEAASAGDMDELVRLMSANVAKERETAIANQSLRSLYIDFEERTYGTDGPPLTEEELMETERQGTQISEAVTLLDVEWPGGILQTDGVAQLPINKMGYIAHAALHLEDQDGPVTMVFEPFLGKARFYKGYVSLDEE, encoded by the coding sequence ATGGCTGACCGAGCAAATCAACGCATTAAAGGCCGCCAAGGGGGCTTTTCCCTCATGGAGCTCATGGCGGTGATATCCCTCTTAGGCATTCTGTTTTTTGTGATTGTGCCTCGTTTTGAAGAGGCGGCCAGCGCGGGAGACATGGATGAGTTGGTCCGCCTTATGTCGGCCAACGTGGCGAAAGAGCGGGAGACCGCCATCGCCAACCAGTCGCTAAGAAGCCTGTACATCGATTTTGAGGAGAGGACCTACGGCACGGACGGACCTCCCCTGACCGAAGAAGAGCTCATGGAAACGGAGCGGCAGGGAACGCAAATTTCCGAGGCCGTAACCCTCCTGGACGTGGAATGGCCCGGGGGAATCCTTCAAACGGACGGGGTGGCTCAACTGCCCATCAACAAAATGGGCTACATCGCCCATGCGGCTTTACACCTGGAAGATCAGGACGGCCCCGTCACCATGGTTTTTGAACCCTTTTTGGGCAAGGCAAGGTTTTATAAGGGATATGTTTCATTGGACGAGGAATAG
- a CDS encoding NUDIX hydrolase encodes MTISMVKKAFCRFCGSLLGEKHVEGRLRLHCDECGLTNYQNPVPASALVVVDSRGRLLLVKRNVEPKIGMWCLPGGFMEIGEQPEECALRELAEETALKGRIEGLLGLTSSSNSDYGTVLLMGYLVREYSGEPAPGDDAQEVAFFPPDDLPELAFDSHKRFVRIYLAGYRIEKPVY; translated from the coding sequence TTGACGATTAGCATGGTCAAAAAAGCCTTTTGCCGTTTTTGCGGAAGCCTGCTTGGTGAAAAACATGTGGAAGGCAGGCTCCGCCTGCATTGCGATGAATGCGGGCTGACCAACTACCAAAACCCAGTCCCTGCCAGCGCCCTGGTTGTGGTGGACTCCCGGGGCCGATTGCTGTTGGTCAAGCGCAATGTGGAGCCCAAAATCGGCATGTGGTGCCTGCCCGGGGGATTCATGGAAATCGGCGAGCAGCCCGAAGAATGCGCCCTGCGCGAGCTTGCCGAGGAAACCGCTTTGAAAGGCAGGATCGAAGGCCTCCTGGGCCTTACCAGCAGTTCCAATTCAGACTACGGAACCGTACTGCTCATGGGCTATCTGGTCCGGGAATACAGCGGAGAACCCGCCCCTGGAGACGACGCCCAGGAGGTAGCGTTTTTTCCGCCGGATGACCTTCCCGAGCTTGCTTTTGACAGTCACAAACGCTTTGTGCGCATTTATCTGGCCGGGTATCGCATTGAAAAGCCGGTTTATTAA
- the gspG gene encoding type II secretion system major pseudopilin GspG produces MNKRVNKGDSGFTLLEVMVVIVILGMLFAYVGVRVMGASDGAKVDMAKMQIQTFETALKMFKLHNGFYPSTDQGLQALVEKPTTGQAATRYQPGGYLAKGKVPLDPWKNEYLYRCPGENGDYDIISLGEDGQMGGVDFAADINSWELD; encoded by the coding sequence ATGAATAAAAGAGTGAACAAGGGCGATTCGGGCTTCACCCTTCTTGAAGTTATGGTTGTGATTGTGATTTTGGGCATGTTGTTCGCTTATGTGGGCGTGCGCGTCATGGGCGCCAGCGATGGGGCCAAGGTGGACATGGCTAAAATGCAAATCCAAACCTTTGAAACCGCCCTCAAAATGTTCAAGCTCCATAACGGCTTCTACCCCTCCACGGACCAGGGCCTGCAGGCGTTGGTGGAAAAGCCCACCACGGGCCAGGCGGCAACCCGTTACCAGCCGGGCGGATATCTCGCCAAAGGAAAAGTGCCGCTGGATCCCTGGAAAAATGAATACCTGTACAGATGCCCCGGCGAAAACGGCGACTACGACATCATTTCCCTGGGAGAAGACGGACAGATGGGCGGCGTGGATTTCGCTGCGGACATCAATTCCTGGGAGTTGGATTAA
- a CDS encoding class II fructose-bisphosphate aldolase, whose protein sequence is MTQSTAVYSPDFLKALEIGRPPNIKKLFPNSKALIVSGKYIDRAMLAKGGAMTIAANGRSNLVIRGSLAAAQRANAAIIIEIARSEGGASSYCATNYWNIARQVDALCNEMGVTVPVAIHADHYGIKKPEDVAPAAVEIPTLFEAGMTSIAIDASHMPDAQNLAANLALNEFVPDWAGLETEVGEIKGKSGLSTVDEAKFLIAGLNAHGIVADWIALNNGTTHGIEASDQGIQVELTTEIHKALEPYATSGAQHGTSGNNSDRLRRIAAETHTTKANVATALQMISWGLEVNDYGNAQLDADGNFIKVKGEGLTEELWEEMKAYAAKQDWKGGNYKKLNLPFENKIMGQPLEVRERMAKRVEDFVYTLLTDVFNAGDTAPLAIEAMLKAGSYDPGPKAERIEDPADWTPEKYQARAASLEKEEGPEGNFDD, encoded by the coding sequence ATGACACAATCGACCGCAGTATATTCCCCGGATTTCTTGAAAGCCTTGGAAATCGGACGCCCGCCCAACATCAAAAAACTTTTTCCCAATTCCAAAGCGCTCATTGTGAGCGGAAAATACATAGACAGGGCCATGCTCGCCAAAGGCGGCGCCATGACCATCGCAGCCAACGGCAGGAGCAACCTGGTCATCAGGGGCTCTTTGGCCGCCGCCCAGCGCGCCAATGCCGCTATCATTATCGAAATCGCCCGTTCCGAAGGCGGCGCCAGTTCCTATTGCGCCACCAATTACTGGAACATCGCCCGGCAGGTGGACGCTTTGTGCAATGAAATGGGCGTGACCGTGCCCGTGGCCATCCACGCCGACCATTACGGCATTAAAAAACCCGAAGACGTGGCGCCGGCCGCCGTGGAAATCCCGACCTTGTTTGAAGCGGGGATGACGTCTATCGCCATTGACGCCTCTCATATGCCCGACGCCCAGAACCTGGCCGCCAACCTGGCGCTTAACGAGTTTGTGCCGGATTGGGCCGGACTGGAAACGGAAGTAGGCGAAATCAAAGGGAAGTCCGGCCTTTCCACGGTGGACGAGGCCAAATTCCTCATCGCCGGGCTCAACGCCCACGGCATCGTGGCCGACTGGATCGCCTTGAATAACGGGACCACCCACGGCATCGAGGCCAGCGATCAGGGAATCCAAGTGGAATTGACCACGGAAATCCACAAGGCCCTGGAGCCCTACGCCACCTCCGGCGCCCAGCACGGCACCTCGGGCAATAACTCGGACCGCCTACGCCGCATCGCCGCCGAAACGCACACCACCAAAGCCAACGTGGCCACGGCCCTGCAGATGATATCCTGGGGCCTGGAAGTCAACGATTACGGCAACGCGCAACTGGACGCCGACGGCAATTTCATCAAGGTGAAGGGCGAAGGCCTGACCGAAGAGCTTTGGGAGGAAATGAAAGCCTACGCCGCCAAGCAGGATTGGAAGGGCGGCAATTACAAGAAGCTCAATCTTCCCTTTGAAAACAAAATTATGGGCCAGCCCCTGGAAGTGCGGGAACGCATGGCTAAACGAGTGGAAGACTTCGTCTATACGCTCCTGACAGACGTATTCAACGCCGGAGACACCGCGCCCCTGGCCATCGAAGCCATGCTCAAGGCGGGATCATACGATCCCGGCCCCAAAGCCGAACGCATCGAAGACCCGGCGGATTGGACCCCGGAGAAATACCAAGCGCGCGCCGCCTCCCTGGAAAAGGAAGAAGGGCCGGAAGGGAATTTTGACGATTAG
- a CDS encoding type II secretion system protein, translated as MRISRNVIHTLFNDKGFTLLEVLIAIGIFSIIMTIVLVSFSGAMSNAEGVQKTITVYESAKGAMDRMVMDLESARVAVANTYNKPAEAEDYDPLRFVCTKDYTSGSSVSTLRFVSQAHVDLTGADEKGLAEITYYLTPDPSDETRKVLRRRDILDWEIFGEEDQELGSDPILCERVHNIEYLFYDQDGDTSESWDSDSEETEFATPMAVDIILELEAFDEEDATPFRFETTVNLPFYREEQEW; from the coding sequence ATGAGAATTTCCCGAAATGTCATCCATACTCTGTTTAATGACAAGGGCTTTACCCTGCTGGAAGTCCTCATCGCCATAGGTATATTTTCCATTATCATGACCATTGTGCTGGTTTCGTTCTCCGGCGCCATGTCCAACGCTGAGGGTGTTCAAAAAACCATCACCGTGTACGAGTCCGCAAAAGGCGCCATGGACCGCATGGTTATGGATCTGGAATCGGCTCGGGTGGCTGTGGCCAACACGTACAACAAGCCCGCCGAAGCCGAGGACTACGACCCGTTGCGTTTTGTCTGCACCAAGGACTATACCAGCGGCTCCTCCGTCTCCACCCTGCGCTTCGTGTCCCAGGCCCATGTGGACCTGACCGGGGCGGATGAAAAAGGCTTGGCTGAGATCACTTACTACCTCACCCCCGATCCCTCGGACGAAACGCGCAAGGTGCTGCGGCGCCGGGACATCCTGGACTGGGAGATTTTCGGGGAAGAAGACCAGGAGCTTGGCTCCGACCCCATCTTGTGCGAAAGGGTGCATAACATAGAGTACCTTTTTTACGACCAGGACGGGGATACGAGCGAGTCCTGGGACTCCGACTCGGAGGAGACGGAATTCGCCACCCCCATGGCCGTGGACATTATCCTGGAACTGGAGGCCTTTGACGAGGAGGACGCGACTCCTTTCCGGTTCGAGACCACCGTCAACCTGCCTTTCTACAGGGAGGAGCAGGAATGGTAA
- the gspF gene encoding type II secretion system inner membrane protein GspF, producing MPVYEYVALDSKGKKRTGILDADSPSVARAKLREAGSYPVEITEAPEVSASQDEKRFSLPFLEGRIPSKYISITTRQLSTLVGAGLPIVSALESLIPQSPHPVLQKVLAHVKDDIVEGKSLADALSSHPKVFSPLYVNMVRAGEASGAMEIVLARLSDLTERNENTKGKIRAALAYPVIMVLVAIVVLTALMVKVVPSIVSLFDDVQQALPLPTRVLIAASDFLVDYWVVLFVLIFGAALAFRQFKNSKRGRKWWDAKYLRIPILGPLAQNLSLARFARTLASLLTNGVPLVPAMGIVQNVVENVHIAEGIGDAAGEIGEGRGLGESLAAKPGFPPITIQMMEVGEQSGELEAMLEKMADMYEAETENTIDALTASLEPILIVAMAGGVGFIVFSILMPMMELTTTLR from the coding sequence ATGCCGGTTTATGAATACGTAGCTCTGGACTCCAAGGGCAAAAAGCGGACAGGCATCCTGGATGCAGACAGCCCTTCGGTCGCCCGGGCCAAACTTCGGGAGGCCGGGTCCTATCCGGTGGAAATCACGGAAGCGCCCGAGGTTTCCGCCAGCCAGGATGAAAAACGCTTTTCCCTGCCCTTTTTGGAAGGCAGGATTCCGTCCAAGTATATCTCCATCACCACGCGTCAGCTTTCCACCCTGGTGGGCGCGGGCCTGCCCATTGTGAGCGCCCTGGAATCCCTGATTCCCCAGTCGCCCCATCCGGTTTTGCAAAAGGTTCTGGCCCACGTCAAGGATGACATCGTGGAAGGCAAAAGCCTGGCCGACGCCTTGTCCTCCCACCCCAAAGTTTTTTCCCCCTTGTACGTGAACATGGTCCGGGCCGGCGAGGCTTCCGGCGCCATGGAAATCGTCCTGGCGCGCCTTTCCGATTTGACCGAACGCAATGAAAACACCAAGGGCAAAATCCGGGCCGCCCTGGCTTACCCTGTAATCATGGTTCTGGTGGCCATTGTGGTTTTGACCGCCCTGATGGTCAAGGTGGTGCCCAGCATCGTCTCTCTCTTTGATGACGTGCAGCAGGCGCTGCCGCTGCCTACCCGGGTTTTGATAGCCGCCAGCGATTTTCTTGTCGACTATTGGGTTGTGCTTTTCGTCCTGATATTTGGCGCCGCCCTGGCTTTTCGCCAGTTCAAGAATTCCAAGCGAGGCCGCAAATGGTGGGATGCAAAATACCTGCGTATCCCTATTTTAGGCCCCTTGGCGCAAAACCTGTCTTTGGCCCGGTTCGCCAGAACCCTGGCCAGCCTCTTGACCAACGGCGTGCCTTTGGTGCCGGCCATGGGCATTGTGCAAAACGTGGTGGAAAACGTGCATATCGCCGAGGGGATTGGAGACGCCGCCGGAGAAATCGGCGAAGGCCGAGGCCTGGGGGAATCCCTGGCCGCCAAGCCCGGATTTCCGCCCATCACCATCCAAATGATGGAAGTGGGGGAGCAAAGCGGCGAGTTGGAGGCCATGCTGGAAAAAATGGCCGACATGTATGAAGCGGAAACGGAGAACACCATCGACGCCCTTACCGCCAGCCTCGAGCCCATCCTCATCGTGGCCATGGCCGGCGGCGTGGGATTTATCGTTTTTTCCATATTGATGCCCATGATGGAGCTTACCACAACCTTGCGGTAA